The sequence ATGAGTTGCACCAAACGGGCCGGCCGCGTATGCATGGATTTGAAGCGGAAGGGGCGGCAGCGATTGTGAAGCAACATGTTATTGAGCATCCAGAGACGATTGCCACTGCTATCCGCATCGGCAATCCTGCGAGTTGGAAATTGGCTGTACAAGCTGCGAACGAGTCAAAAGGCGAAATCGACTTGGTGACGGACGAAGAAATTGTTGATGCGTACCGGGAAATCGCAAAAAAAGAAGGCATATTTGCTGAACCAGGTTCATGTGCATCGTTGGCAGGCTTAAAAAAACATATTCAAGCAGGCAAAGTGGCAAAAGGCTCCAAAATCGTTGCCGTTCTGACTGGCAATGGCTTAAAAGACCCGACAACGGCTATAGATCTTTCCAATGTGCAAACAACGACGGTTGAAGATTCAAAAACAGCGTTGGCCGATTATTTAATGGCCACAAAGCCGGCGGTAAAGTAATGGCTTTTTCGATTACTGTTCCCGCCAGCACAGCCAATTTAGGGCCCGGATTTGATTCCATTGGCCTTGCTTTAAACCGTTATTTGCACTTGGAAGTTGAACAAGCAAGCAAGTGGTCGTTTATTTGTTCTTCCCCTGGCCTGGAGAATATAGGTACCGATAATTTAGTGACAAAAGCCGCTGCGTTTGCGAGCAAACAATGGGGCAAGGTTTTGCCCCCGTGTCGAGTTGTCATGAAGAACGACATCCCTCTTTCAAAAGGATTCGGCAGCAGTGCTGCAGCGATCGTTGCTGGCATTGAATTGGCTGCGTCTGTTTGTGACCAATTCGTTTCAAAAGCTGAAAAGGCTCGTCTAGCTTCCTTGTGGGAAGGCCATCCAGATAATGTTGCTGCTTCGATTTATGGAGGCTTAGTAATTGGCACACACAGCGAAGAATCGACGGAGATCCTGCATATTGAAGCGCCAAACATCGACCTTGTTGCTCTCATTCCTCCGAAGACATTGGCTACGAAAAAAGCGCGTTCAGTTTTGCCGGATATGCTAACGTACAAGGAAGCTGTTCAGGCAAGTTCAGTCGCCAATGTATTAGCAGCGGCCCTTGTCAAGCAAGATTGGGAACTTGTAGGTAAAATGATGTTAGCAGACCGCTTCCACCAGCCTTACCGTCAGCAGTTGATTCCTCACTTGCCAGACGTTTGCGCTTATGCCCAGGCAGATGAGGACGCATACGGAGCAGCGCTTAGCGGTGCAGGGCCTATTATTCTTTGTTTAGTAAAAGAAGGGAAAGGCGAGGGGTTTGCAAGCCGCCTTCATAAGCAATTTCCTACTTGCAGTGCAGAAGTCATGCGCCCAGCTGTTCAAGGATCAGCCGTGTCGATTGCACAAGCATAGTTTTTTACTTCTGGCTAACAGGAGCGCTAGACAAACGATATGGACACGTAAAAGAAGCCGACCCAAGAGGTCGGCTTTTGTGTGCAAAACAGCAGCATGGAAACGATGCTGCTGTTGATTTTTAGCTATTAAAAAACTTGTTCAATCTCCGTAATGCCTGGTACTTCTTCAAGAAGAGCACGTTCAATTCCAGCTTTCAACGTAATCGTTGAACTTGGGCATGAACCGCATGCACCTAGAAGGCGAACTTTTACGACGCCATCTTCTACGTCAATCAGCTCAACGTCGCCGCCGTCACGAAGCAAAAACGGACGAAGCTTGTCAAGTACTTCTTGGACTTGCTCCATCAACTCAGTGCTTGTTTCCATTCGAACCACTCCTTTCTGCTTATTCTCCATTATAATAGGCGCGTTAAAAAAAATCCATGCATTGCTACCATCTTTCTCGATTTTTATCATACAGGCGTTGCCAGATTTGCCGATGCTCATGTAAGCTGTAAAGAAAGAATGGGGGAGAACAAATGGCTAAATCAATCATGTTTACGATTTATGGTGCTAAACAAAAATGTGCTTCTTGCGTTCATTTGCCTAGTGCATTAGATACAAAGGAATGGCTCGAAGCAGCGCTAATACGGAAGTTCCCGCAGGCGCCGCTTGCGTTTCATTATGTCGACATTGACGAACCGCAATCATCGGACGAAAAACAGCGCTTAGCTGCGGCGATTTTAAACGAAGAGTATTTTTATCCGCTCGTTGTTTTAAATGGCGAAGTAGTTGCAGAAGGCAACCCGAATTTAAAAATGATTGCTGAAAAAGTGGAAGCGCTTCTCGCCTAGTATTAAAAATAAGCACACTGTTGTTAGTTAAACAGTGTGCCTAAAAAACATCAACCAGAATGGTATTTATACATCCACAGCACGCCGCTTTTTAAAATCCGCGGCACTCTGCCGGTAAGGGGTCTTTCACCCATCATGCCAAAGCCGTGTTTTTTGCCGAGTGAACCGAGCACACCTTTTAATTTAATGCGCGGTAACGTCTCAGGCAATTCCTCGCATTTCCATTGATGCTTTAAAATCGTTACAATTTGCTCTGCTTGTGATTCGGCAAGCTGGGCGCTTGGAGCATGAGGCAGGCTTGCACAGTCGCCGACAACAAAAACATCAGGATGATCTGGTATAAAGTGTTGGGGAGTCAACACAATCCGGCCAGAACGGTCTTTTTCCACATCAAGGGCACGGACAACATCAACAGGCTGAACGCCAGCCGTCCAAATAACTGCATCTGTTTCGATGCGCTCGTCATGGTTGTAAATCGCGCCAGGCTCGACTTTTGTAATGTTGGAATTATTGCTGACATCGACTCCGTGTTCGACAAACCAGTTTTGTACATACGTGCTTAATTTTTTCGGAAACATTGACAAAATGTAATCGCCGCGGTCAAATAGGCGAATCGTTAAATCGGGCCGGCTTTCCCGCAGTTCACTAGCAAGCTCAACACCGCTTAAACCACCGCCAACAATGGAGACGACCCCTTCAGGGCGAACGTTGTTGAGCGCTTCATAAGTTCTTCTTGTGGCGCCCATCGTTTGAATGCTATACGTATACTGGTCAGCTCCAGGCACGCCGTGGTAATTGTCTGTGCAACCGAGGCCGATAACGAGTTTGTCAAACGGAATCGACTCGCCATTGTCAAGATCAATGGTTGAATCGTGCAAATGGATGGCCGTAACGGTTGCGTATTTGATGCGCAAGCGCTCATCTTCGGGAAAAGAGACACGCAAATGGTGGTCCGATGCTGTTCCGGCGGCTAGGGCATAGTATTCTGTTTTTAAACAATGGTAAGGGAGCTGATCGACAAGGATGATTTCCCAGTCCTTTGGCAAATCGTTTGGCAACAAACGCTGTAACAAGCGCATACCTCCATATCCTGCTCCTAATACGACGAGTTTCTTCATGGAAAAAGGTCTCCTTCTTTTTGAAATGGTGCCAAAACTTGTCTCTACAAGAGTCATTATTTTTTCAACAAGACCGATGCAAGTCGGTTCATGGCGAAATGCATGCAACCCATAAGCAACATGGCTGTTAATAATGTGGGCGAGTAAGCTGTAGTCGATGGCGCCAGCAACCCACTCTTCTTTTGTTTCTTCTAGCAGCTGCTTCCAATGGGTGAGCAGGCTATCTTCGTGCTCGGCAGCATGTTTCCAAATTAGCACCGTTAATGTAGGGTGAATATCGTAGTCTTCCAATAAGTAAAGCAGGCTTGCCCGAATATTTGCCAGCAGTGGCTGGCTGCCTGCGCCGATCGATTGGCTGTTTGCCAACAAGAGCAGCCGCTCTTCTGCAAGCGCATGCAAAATCGATTCTTTTGTAGGGAAATGGTTAAAAAATGTCCCCTTTGCTACACGGGCATGATTGGTAATTTCTTGTACCGTTGTAGAGTGAAACCCTTTTTGATGAAAAAGGGCCACGGCCGCATTTAAAATGGCCAAACGGGTCTTTTTCTTTTTCTGGAGGACGGCCATAATGGTCCACCAATAACAGTGGCGGGTTCACCCCCAATTTGTAAGGATATGAAAAAAGTGACCTCGGTCAGTTTTGATTATACCGATTGATGAGAGATCCGACAACCGTTTTTGAACGTTTTGTTACAAAATGAATGAGTGCTTCACTGTTCTGGGGGTCTTAAAAAGGGATGATTGACTTTAGTGGACAGACAGAGTAGCATAACGGTTGAGGTGACGCACATGAGACCGATTATCGAATTTTGTTTGAGCAACTTGGCAAGCGGATCACATGATGCGATGGAAGAGCTAGAAAAAGACCCGAATTTGGATATTATTGAATACGGTTGCCTCAACCATTGCGGCACATGTGCGCTCGACCATTTCGCTCTCGTTAACGGCGAGTATATAGCTGGAGATACCCCAGAAGAGTTGGTTTCCAATATTTATAAATATTTAGAAGAAAATCCTATGTTTTAAGTGCTGCTAGATAAGGAAGCTGCACCTACTTTGTTGCAGCTCCTTTCGATGATAAAGGAGCGATAAAATGGCCTTTTTACCATTTAGCCATACATGGCCTTATGAGCAGCAAGGCAAAGACTTTTATATTGAAACATGCCCTTATTGCCAAACGGAACACGTGCTGACTCCCCTGAAAGAAAAGGATGTCGCACAGGCAAAAGAGTCATTTAAAGTTCGCCTTGTCATGCCTTGTTGCCATAAAGTGATGACCATTGTTGAAGCGGATGACGATTATTTTTGGGCAGACGAACCGTTAAGAAAGTGAGGAAGAAAATGGAGTTCACAAAGATGCACGGCCTCGGCAACAGCTATATTTACATCAATCTATTTAAGGAACATTTACCCGAAGAGCGCTTAGCTGAAACAGCAGTTTGGCTAGCTGATCCGAACCGAGGGATTGGCAGTGATGGGATGATATTGATTGGCCCTTCCACTTCATGTGCGATAAAAATGCGTATTTTTAATAATGATGGATCGGAAGCGAAAAATTGCGGGAATGGGTTGCGTTGCGTCGCCAAATATAGCTACGAACATGGGTTGGTTCACGAAAAGGCCTTTTCGATTGAGACGCTGGGCGGGCCTGTTTTTGCTACTGTGGAGGTAGACGAGGAAGGGCGTGTTGGAGCAGTCGCCATCAATATGGGACAGCCGCGTTTAACAAGGCAGGCCATTCCAATGATCGGCGAAGGGGATAAGCCTGTTGTCGGCGAAAAGCTAGAGGCAAATGGCGAAACAGTTCAAGTGACGGCTGTTTCGATGGGAAATCCTCATGCAGTCATGTTTGTAGAGCAAATCGAAAAAGCGCCTGTTGAGTCGCTTGGCCCTGTGATCGAAAAACATTCTGCATTCCCAGATTGGGTTAACGCCGAGTGGGTAGAAGTAGTCAGTGAAACAGAACTTCATTTTCGTGTATGGGAACGAGGTTCAGGCATTACGCAAGCGTGCGGCACAGGGGCGTGCGCTGCAGTCGTCGCCAGTGTGTTAAATGGGTATGCGAAACAGGGGGTACCGGTAACGGTCCACTTGCTTGGCGGCGATCTGACAATTGTATGGCAAGAGAATGGCGATGTGCTCATGCGTGGGCCAGCAGAGTATATTTGCACAGGGAATGTCTTTCTTTAACGGATGCTTTAAAAAGCCTGTTCCGCACGTTTGCGGACAGGCTTTTAATCTGTTAATAGCGTTTTATTTCATTGTAGAAAGTGTCGCGTTCAATTGGTGTTTTGCCAGCTGTTTTGATCATATGAATCAGTTCTTTTCTCGTGATGCCTGCAGACGTTAATGCGCCAACAGAATGGGAAATCCGTTCTTCTATTAATGTGCCATGGATGTCGCTGGAGCCAAAAGTCAACGCCATTTGCGTCAATTGAACGCCAATGTTAATCCAGTACGCTTTTATATGCTGGAAATTGTCGAGCATAAGGCGGCTGACCGCAATCGTACGCATATCATCGTATGCAGACGTACGGCGGTTTAAGCCTGCCTTTACATTGCGCGGCTGCATCGCTAGAGGGATGAAAACCATAAAACCATTTGTACGGTCTTGCAAGTCGCGGACGCGTTGCATATGAATCAAGCGCTCTTCTTTCGTTTCAACTGAGCCGTAAAGCATCGTTGAATGAGTGCGCAAGCCAAGGTTGTGAGCGGTTTCGTGTGCTTCGAGCCATTGGTCTGTTGATGCTTTATCCGGGCTCATAATAGCACGATAGCGCTCGGTCAAAATTTCTGCACCGCCTCCAGTTAAAGTGGCCAGCCCCGCATCCATGAGCGTTTGGATTACTTCTTTCATAGAAATGCCAGCAAGGCGTGAGAAAAATTCAATCTCTGCCCCTGTATACGCTTTAATCGTCACTTGCGGGTAGTGCTTTTTCAACGTTTTTACGGTATTCACATAATACTCAAAACCGACTTCATTGTTGTGACCGCCAACGATATGAAATTCGCGGATGTTGTCGTTCCAACGATCTTCTACATATTTTAATAGCGCTTCTTCATCCATTGTATAAGCGCCTTCTTCGCCTGGTTTGCGCTTAAAGCCGCAAAATCCGCAGTTGGCTTCACACACATTCGTTGGGTTGATATAAAGGTTCTCGATGAAATAAACGTTTTGCCCGTTTTTTCGCTCGTTGACGATATTAGCCAATTGTGCAACTCCGAGCAAATCAGGCGTTTCATATAAAACAAGGCCATCTTCTATCGAAAGGCGCTCGCCATGCAACACTTTCTCTTTCACTTCTTGAAGCTTCGTGTCTGCAAGTAGTACACTCATCTTCATTTCCTCCTTTTGGAACAATTCACATTCACATCGTGTTCCCTTCAAATCCGTACGAACCTATTATACTACTACCATTTTTAGAATGAAAGGAGCGTGAACCAAACTCCAGCGCAAAAGAAAACATTACAAACTAATAACAAATGGAAGATTATCGTTGCGTGGCAAGGGGATAATCTGTAAAATGTAGGCAATATGCAAAAAGGTGAATAGTGATAATAGTGGGGTGGTCGTATTGCGTTTAACATATGAGGCTTGTCTAGAAAGGCTAGAGAGCCTAAGGGCTAAAATGCTCATCGCAGCAAAGCAGTACGGCATGTCACATCCTATTGTGTTAACATATAGCAAAGAAATTGACTTAATTCATAATTACTTGTTAGAAATGGAATCGAAGCGTTCGTTTCCGAAAACTTGAGTCTTCTTACAAAACCCTCTATACTGTAAGAATAAAGAAGGGAGGCATGTGGAATGATTACTCTTACGGATTCGGCTGCAAGCCAAATCGAAGCAATGAAAAAAGAGGAAGGCGATGCGTCCCTCATGCTTCGGATTGGCGTAAAAGGGGGCGGCTGTTCGGGCCTTTCCTACGCAATGGGTTTCGACAATGAGCAAGACGAAGAAGATACGAAAATCCATGTAAATGGCATCGACGTCTTGATCGACAAAGAAAGCGAGCCAATCGTAAAAGGATTGGTGATCGACTATAAACAAAACATGATGGGCGGCGGCTTTACACTCGATAATCCAAATGCGATTGCCAACTGCGGCTGCGGCGCATCTTTCCGTACAGCTGCCAATGCAGGAACGCCGGAAGATTGTTAAAAAAACGTTGTCAGCAAAGACGAGCGTTTGTCTGGGGCTTCCTTTAAACTGAAAAACGTTTGGGAAGATTGAATAGAACGATATGTACAGTCTAAACGGGCGGCAGAATCTCTCTGCCGCCCGCTTTTTAAGTTTCAATATAACGATTAAACCGTTTTTCTAAGTAGCGTTGCAACAGAGACAACAGTGAACAAATACCCCAATAAATCAAGGCAGCAACGACTAGAACGGTAAAATAATTAAATTCCCTGCCGCCGACGATCCGAGCTTGGTACATGAGCTCAGGTAAAGCAATCGTGGACGCGATTGACGTCATTTTAACCAGGCTTAAAAAAATATTGCTAAGCGGCGGCAATGCAATACGGACCGCCTGTGGCAAAATAATATGCTGCATGGCTTTTGCTTTTGACAACCCTAGGGAAGCGGCTGCTTCATGTTGTCCACGGTCAACGGCAGCCAAGGCGGAGCGGTTCACTTCAGCGACGTACGCCGACGTATTCAGGCTGAAGCCTACAATAGCTGCAGCTACTGCGCTTAGCTGAAACCCAAATTCCGGCAAAGCGGCATATAGTAAAAACAATAAGAGCAAAATCGGCACACCACGGTTGAAAGAAATAAACAGCATACACGGTATGCGAACATATGCTTGTTTTGACATACGTCCAAGCGCTAGTATAAACCCGAACACGAGTGCAATGGCCATGCTAATTACAGCCACAAAAAGCGTATATTGCAAGCCTTTTAAAATAAACGGAAAGGATTCAATGGCAAGGTTTAGATCAAATGAACGCATCTGCCAACATCCTATTGAAATTCAATATCATCAGGCAATGTTGTGACATCCTGGCCGTTAAAAAACTGTTTGGACAACTCACTGGCAGTGCCATCAGCAAGGAGCTGTTCAAGCGCTTCGTCGACTGCCTCTTTCAGACGGGTCTCCCCTTTTGCCATCATAAATGCTTGTTCACTCGGGTCGTAAAAGAGCGTTGGGTGGACAACGACGTCTATGTCTGGCATCGCCTCAACTGTAATAGACTGCAAGTAAAAATCATTTAAAATCACATCCCCTTGCCCTGTTTCAACTGCACGTAAGTAAACGTCATTGGTGACATTGTCAAAGAACAAAGGCTCTGCACCATACGATTCCGCTTTTTGCATATACGTCGTTGTTGGCGCTCCTAGGGCAATTTTGCCATCTAGGTCTTCTAATGTTTCAATGCCAGATAAATCATCGGCACGTACAATCGCACTTCCGTAAGAAAACTTATATGGCAACGAGAAGTCAAAGTTCTTTTGCCGTTCCTCGGTAATGGCTAAACTGTTGGCAGCAAGGTGCACCCGTCCGCTGTTTAGCGCTTGTGTCATCGTTTCGACGCCTATTTCTTCAAATGTCACATCGACACCGAGGAGATCAGCTACTTTTTTAACAAGTTCGACTTCAAACCCTGTCAGTTCATTATCGTCATCATGGTAGGACGTCGGGAATAAAGTCCCTGCAGTGGCAACGACGATCGTTCCCTTTTCTTCGATTGCATCCCATGCTTGGTTCTCGTCGCTCGCGTTTTCTTCAGCCGGCTCTCCTCCTTGGCAAGCGCTAAGCAAGGCAGCAGCAGCAAGCCCAATGTAAGGAAACAGTTGCTTTTTCATCTATCATTCCTCCTGAAAGTATACGTCCTTTGTTAGTATGGAGATAAACGGACGAACAATCAAGAAACTTGTTTCTTCCATTATAAATAAGTCCAACAAATATAATCTTGTCGCGACAAAAACGACGAAATTGCATTTTTCTTTTATTGAAGGAGATGCTAAAGGCGATTAAGATGAAGCTCGAGAGATAGCACTCATCCATTTTTATGATTATCATTCTAAAGGAGGAAATAGAATGGCTGAAAAAGGGAGCATCCGTTCTCGAGTACAAAAATTTGGCAGCAATTTAAGCAGCATGATCATGCCAAATATCGGCGCTTTTATCGCATGGGGCTTGCTTACAGCAATTGCCGTGCCGTCTGGCATTGAGTTGTTCGAAAGTTTTGTTAGCCCGATGATCACCTATTTGTTGCCGCTGTTAATCGCTTTTGCCGGCGGACGTCTTGTCCATGATTTTAGGGGCGGTGTTGTTGGCGCCACCGCAGCGATGGGTGTCATCGTTGCAGCGGATATGCCAATGTTTATCGGGGCAATGATTATGGGGCCTCTTGGTGGATATGTCATTAAAAAGTTTGACCAAGTAATGGAAGGGAAAATCAAGCAAGGTTTTGAAATGCTTGTCAATAACTTTTCTGCCGGGATTCTTGGTGCCGCTTTAGCTTTATTTGGCTCTTTAGCGATCGGGCCGCTGGTCGCTGCCTTTACACAAATATTAGAAACAGGCGTTGACGCTATGATTAGCTGGGGCGTCTTGCCGCTCGTTTCGATTTTTATCGAACCAGCTAAAATTTTGTTTTTAAATAATGCAATTAACCACGGCGTCATCGGCCCAATTGCTGCCGGGCAAGTCGCTGAGTACGGCAAGTCGATCCTTTACTTGCTTGAAGCTAACCCTGGCCCAGGGATGGGTATTCTTCTTGCTTATATGATTTTTGGGAAAGGTGCGTCACGTGCCTCCTCTTATGGAGCAGGAATTATCCATTTCTTTGGCGGCATCCACGAAATTTACTTCCCGTACGTGCTGATGAAGCCATTGTTGATCGTAGCAGCTATTCTTGGCGGAGCAGGCGGTATTTTCACTTTGTCGCTGTTTAATGCTGGATTGGTGAGCGTTCCGTCTCCTGGAAGCATTATTTCGATTTTATTGCTTACAGCGTCGGATAGTTATGTGGGCGTCATTTTAAGCGTTCTTGTCGCAACGGCGATTTCGTTTGTTGTCGCATCCATGATCCTCAAGTTTGACCGCAAAGGCGAGGAAGAGAATTTAGAGGAAGCACAAGGGAAAATCAAAGAAATGAAGGGGAAAACGACCGCTGCGGCTGAGCCGAAAAAGACAGCTGAGGTCGACTATGGAAAGGTGTCATCGATTATTTTTGCTTGTGACGCAGGAATGGGATCAAGTGCGATGGGCGCTTCGATTATGAAAGACCGCGTTAAAAAAGCAGGGCTTGAAGGCATCTCGGTGGCCAATACAGCCATCAGCAACATACCGGATAGCGCAGACCTGATCATTACACACAAAGATTTAACGGAGCGGGCCAAACAAAAACAACCGAATGCGCTCCATGTATCGGTTGACAACTTTATGAACAGCCCTCGCTACCAAGAAATCATTGAGAAGCTGCAAGAAGCACACGCACAAGAGGAACAACAGCCTACAGACAAGCCAATTGAAAAAATTGTGTTTGCTTGCGATGCAGGTATGGGTTCTAGCGCAATGGGCGCTTCACTTTTAAAAGACAAGTTTAAAAAAGCGGGCATTACGGGTATCCATGTATCGAATACAGCCGTTAGCAACATTCCAGCAGACGCGGATCTTGTCATCACCCATAAAGACTTGACAGAACGAGCGAAACAAAAACAGCCTGATGCTGAACATCTATCCGTGGAGAACTTCTTAAGCAGTCCCCGCTATGACGAGCTTGTGGAGCGTCTAAAATAAAGCGACATCCCCTATAAGGGGATGATCAGACTGTAGGCAAACGCTCGCATACTTCGTCGTTTGCCTCAGTCATATGTTCATGAACGACTGTTCTATTCACATCTTCCTTCGCCTGCACTCCTCGTCTGACAAGCGTTTTCTATCAGTCTGAGTGATTTTATCGACTTTGTCGATAACCTCAACATCCCCTTTAGGGGATGTTGTCTATTTATTTAATAGGGAAGGGGGGATGAGTGTGCATATGACGGCAAGAGAGCGCGTCTTGCTTCAGGCTTTGCTTGCTAACGAGCAAGGATTGACATTGCAAGAGCTAGCTGATGTGGCCTCTGTTAGTGTACGCACGATACAACGAGACTTGCCAAGTTTAGCGAAAGTGGCCGCGAATCATCAGCTCTCATTACACAGAGGCCATTTTCTTGTATTAGAAGGGGCGTCTACGTATAAGCTAGCGTTAAAGGAGAAGCTACAAACGATCAATGTCGGTGACTTCACGAGCGATGAACGTGTAGGGTTACTATTGGCCCTGCTTCTAGATGCCAATGAACCAGTTAAGCTGTTCGCGCTTGCTAAAGAGTTGAACGTCACGCCTGCCACTGTAGGCAGTGACTTGACAAAGGCGGCCGAATGGCTGGAACAGTTTGGCATTAAATTGATCCGTAAACGGGGCTACGGCATTGCTGTAAAAGGCACGGAAACGAATATTCGCCAAGCGATGTCGGCCATTTTATCGGAAAACCTCACGGAGGAAGCGTTTTATGAAGCCGTCTATTCAGGCCAAATGCAAAATGAAGTCGCTAGCCGTCTTTTGCATTTTGTTGACTTAGAAACAATCCGCCTTGTCCAGTCGACGATACAACGTGTGAAAGAAAAGCATTTTGATGACATGGCTGACCAATCATTCATTGCTCTTGTCGTCCATGCCACTTTAGCGATTGAACGAATTAAGCAAGGCGAACAAATTAGAATGGACGCGGGCCAGCTTGAAGCATTGCATCAGGAAGATAGCCTTCCGGTTGCACAGGAGTTAGCCGAAGCGCTTGCGCAAACGTTCCAAATAACGATTCCGGAAGCAGAGATTGGCTATTTAGTCATGCATTTGCGTGGGGCGCGGATTGGGCATATACAAGGAGAGCCGTTTGAGCAGTCCAATGCAGAATTGGCAGGCAGATTAAAGCAGTTTATTGCCGGAATGGAACAAGATTTATCTGTCTCTTTAGCCGAACCGTCCTTATTCCAAGGGTTGCTCGCTCATCTTAAACCTGCTCTCTACCGGGTGAGGCAAGGAATGAAGATCCATAATCCGCTGCTTGAAAAAGTCAAGGCCGATTATGCTGCTCTGTTT is a genomic window of Shouchella clausii containing:
- a CDS encoding YuzB family protein, encoding MRPIIEFCLSNLASGSHDAMEELEKDPNLDIIEYGCLNHCGTCALDHFALVNGEYIAGDTPEELVSNIYKYLEENPMF
- a CDS encoding HesB/IscA family protein, producing MITLTDSAASQIEAMKKEEGDASLMLRIGVKGGGCSGLSYAMGFDNEQDEEDTKIHVNGIDVLIDKESEPIVKGLVIDYKQNMMGGGFTLDNPNAIANCGCGASFRTAANAGTPEDC
- a CDS encoding Spo0E family sporulation regulatory protein-aspartic acid phosphatase translates to MVVLRLTYEACLERLESLRAKMLIAAKQYGMSHPIVLTYSKEIDLIHNYLLEMESKRSFPKT
- a CDS encoding PTS mannitol-specific transporter subunit IIBC codes for the protein MAEKGSIRSRVQKFGSNLSSMIMPNIGAFIAWGLLTAIAVPSGIELFESFVSPMITYLLPLLIAFAGGRLVHDFRGGVVGATAAMGVIVAADMPMFIGAMIMGPLGGYVIKKFDQVMEGKIKQGFEMLVNNFSAGILGAALALFGSLAIGPLVAAFTQILETGVDAMISWGVLPLVSIFIEPAKILFLNNAINHGVIGPIAAGQVAEYGKSILYLLEANPGPGMGILLAYMIFGKGASRASSYGAGIIHFFGGIHEIYFPYVLMKPLLIVAAILGGAGGIFTLSLFNAGLVSVPSPGSIISILLLTASDSYVGVILSVLVATAISFVVASMILKFDRKGEEENLEEAQGKIKEMKGKTTAAAEPKKTAEVDYGKVSSIIFACDAGMGSSAMGASIMKDRVKKAGLEGISVANTAISNIPDSADLIITHKDLTERAKQKQPNALHVSVDNFMNSPRYQEIIEKLQEAHAQEEQQPTDKPIEKIVFACDAGMGSSAMGASLLKDKFKKAGITGIHVSNTAVSNIPADADLVITHKDLTERAKQKQPDAEHLSVENFLSSPRYDELVERLK
- a CDS encoding transporter substrate-binding domain-containing protein; this encodes MKKQLFPYIGLAAAALLSACQGGEPAEENASDENQAWDAIEEKGTIVVATAGTLFPTSYHDDDNELTGFEVELVKKVADLLGVDVTFEEIGVETMTQALNSGRVHLAANSLAITEERQKNFDFSLPYKFSYGSAIVRADDLSGIETLEDLDGKIALGAPTTTYMQKAESYGAEPLFFDNVTNDVYLRAVETGQGDVILNDFYLQSITVEAMPDIDVVVHPTLFYDPSEQAFMMAKGETRLKEAVDEALEQLLADGTASELSKQFFNGQDVTTLPDDIEFQ
- a CDS encoding NifU family protein translates to METSTELMEQVQEVLDKLRPFLLRDGGDVELIDVEDGVVKVRLLGACGSCPSSTITLKAGIERALLEEVPGITEIEQVF
- a CDS encoding amino acid ABC transporter permease, yielding MRSFDLNLAIESFPFILKGLQYTLFVAVISMAIALVFGFILALGRMSKQAYVRIPCMLFISFNRGVPILLLLFLLYAALPEFGFQLSAVAAAIVGFSLNTSAYVAEVNRSALAAVDRGQHEAAASLGLSKAKAMQHIILPQAVRIALPPLSNIFLSLVKMTSIASTIALPELMYQARIVGGREFNYFTVLVVAALIYWGICSLLSLLQRYLEKRFNRYIET
- a CDS encoding NAD(P)/FAD-dependent oxidoreductase, whose translation is MKKLVVLGAGYGGMRLLQRLLPNDLPKDWEIILVDQLPYHCLKTEYYALAAGTASDHHLRVSFPEDERLRIKYATVTAIHLHDSTIDLDNGESIPFDKLVIGLGCTDNYHGVPGADQYTYSIQTMGATRRTYEALNNVRPEGVVSIVGGGLSGVELASELRESRPDLTIRLFDRGDYILSMFPKKLSTYVQNWFVEHGVDVSNNSNITKVEPGAIYNHDERIETDAVIWTAGVQPVDVVRALDVEKDRSGRIVLTPQHFIPDHPDVFVVGDCASLPHAPSAQLAESQAEQIVTILKHQWKCEELPETLPRIKLKGVLGSLGKKHGFGMMGERPLTGRVPRILKSGVLWMYKYHSG
- the thrB gene encoding homoserine kinase, whose protein sequence is MAFSITVPASTANLGPGFDSIGLALNRYLHLEVEQASKWSFICSSPGLENIGTDNLVTKAAAFASKQWGKVLPPCRVVMKNDIPLSKGFGSSAAAIVAGIELAASVCDQFVSKAEKARLASLWEGHPDNVAASIYGGLVIGTHSEESTEILHIEAPNIDLVALIPPKTLATKKARSVLPDMLTYKEAVQASSVANVLAAALVKQDWELVGKMMLADRFHQPYRQQLIPHLPDVCAYAQADEDAYGAALSGAGPIILCLVKEGKGEGFASRLHKQFPTCSAEVMRPAVQGSAVSIAQA
- a CDS encoding YuzD family protein, with translation MAKSIMFTIYGAKQKCASCVHLPSALDTKEWLEAALIRKFPQAPLAFHYVDIDEPQSSDEKQRLAAAILNEEYFYPLVVLNGEVVAEGNPNLKMIAEKVEALLA
- the mqnE gene encoding aminofutalosine synthase MqnE encodes the protein MSVLLADTKLQEVKEKVLHGERLSIEDGLVLYETPDLLGVAQLANIVNERKNGQNVYFIENLYINPTNVCEANCGFCGFKRKPGEEGAYTMDEEALLKYVEDRWNDNIREFHIVGGHNNEVGFEYYVNTVKTLKKHYPQVTIKAYTGAEIEFFSRLAGISMKEVIQTLMDAGLATLTGGGAEILTERYRAIMSPDKASTDQWLEAHETAHNLGLRTHSTMLYGSVETKEERLIHMQRVRDLQDRTNGFMVFIPLAMQPRNVKAGLNRRTSAYDDMRTIAVSRLMLDNFQHIKAYWINIGVQLTQMALTFGSSDIHGTLIEERISHSVGALTSAGITRKELIHMIKTAGKTPIERDTFYNEIKRY
- the dapF gene encoding diaminopimelate epimerase, with the translated sequence MEFTKMHGLGNSYIYINLFKEHLPEERLAETAVWLADPNRGIGSDGMILIGPSTSCAIKMRIFNNDGSEAKNCGNGLRCVAKYSYEHGLVHEKAFSIETLGGPVFATVEVDEEGRVGAVAINMGQPRLTRQAIPMIGEGDKPVVGEKLEANGETVQVTAVSMGNPHAVMFVEQIEKAPVESLGPVIEKHSAFPDWVNAEWVEVVSETELHFRVWERGSGITQACGTGACAAVVASVLNGYAKQGVPVTVHLLGGDLTIVWQENGDVLMRGPAEYICTGNVFL